The following coding sequences lie in one Polyodon spathula isolate WHYD16114869_AA unplaced genomic scaffold, ASM1765450v1 scaffolds_1250, whole genome shotgun sequence genomic window:
- the si:dkey-103g5.4 gene encoding uncharacterized protein si:dkey-103g5.4 isoform X2, translating to MKPAPAWSCLLFLLCGKSCTSSSLSSDSRQGSCGAGTTCTGEGSNHSRCQAGFYCPEGSAVPVPCPKGSFGPTEAALSANDCLRCPVDFFNHLEGQAACFTCGSEARQPQEGQESCLCLGEGQEFQVSDSQCPCLSGYRPAGQGSRLCVQQVYEICRDGSTRNQEGACLTQEQWKEYCALQGYDKALGLCLCGFEDVDTVCNRECRRRQRHIIQLLCRETFQLQISDNGNKVKASVNTIETFTSSWDSIRMQRCAPKKDYAVPVYLVQTKALGFLGVLNPDPKEIQNLFWTSRKAKSHPNITSKSSGNAPHYNKTAGGNDTLGGADKHSTAHPDFQFAGILNPTACLSVGDVLVFIVSKEHYPVYDVGNLLNTNSKFDWGGFRALAEEMSLSQAASKLFSFPFTQPGVYVLKLNSNQHKKMSLRVMPVGGQCYEEGPFFPTIPRHVIQIGIARSRTASLLLRPDWPVIVGLLIGALVIFSVCVTLLILFREFGWPEKKPADPKYRKLHLKYNFDDYSSKGSTVLALKKLHRRLQRQECEEELGTGAPQVDEFWDYEQQIDLEAFDTNLFYGILLKHTVSVTTKLSQLKDEVKVLYQKTLRETESLKELLVSWTNLSGKGKLVGTAVLESFETKCREVEAEVGRRKALAVEFGRLQEKQLQLLAEDWRSREEHHVSFSAALLEAQRLLEQLCELEGRACLPEEEGSASLLTQRLASLLAQMSEEVTRECQRLGAWGVLGDGTGAHLLSRSKAEILTREDLLAPDGTVRACDVVHIDPLTGLIVPNADAQMLSASGSPVPVPRDLCVNPHTGKLLPVAGNVAFDPRRSTLVFTADCRAGELSKWEEPPIPFVPFPVCSRTGLPVKCTLGGLNPGRDLKLGGPMADPATGVPVPTLGVTIHPHTGRVHPLGGTYVSPLTKLLESIEIGGVMVHHHTGHVLPIIGVSLDPHSGCVIPVGGVLSPSGAPLLMGDTFTEPLSGKAARISGASLKGAQVVPHGGGYQASLDALTLACRVRVTACLNQCRASLQEHSLLKESTGELAKAWRRSQLCLIHTACELERQRERTRSLADSGGSWGLMKYPGTQLLLPAVAGVGYPDPGGSGMEVPLLGVQGDGSRGELIPLAGTMEDPDGKGLVPISIGARAVDPVTGEIAPVVGARFDPCRNTVVPKTQTCSRSLRGKTSLQVVDLLEREMKLRDEYWKDQRQKEEELLRGLTDLLQNYCSTNARGGKEKARWKDHITVLRGLCVCVCVLQARWKDHITVLRGLCVGLQGASLAETQRRAFQASDLSFAMPSQVIYIMTKVDREEGEQHTRFAAVFGEMLEKVSQASDKMKQEEDRLRAQAQQSRIQPGEQGVNLKYRKVHSRLLKDSWETLLRRQAGVDVALCRLLYLRELSYLHAVTGKTLLSGSSYWSGDYQMIRHQPTENPQRASEAKQRELIPLLEQLLPLLQENRVLHLSPGTPRPASGEEPWESMQMSCFQDCVVGHSSTRSHRLISERTALETSSRAWTTSVPADKGRSAVFLRDSSEGASEFHRSVEIQTQALDEMPAAETQLIPTTREAATPKETLPTSATVDKHGKARPSDRKNPHKWQRLLQRSPLFQLLKELDGGLRASAQAAGLILPEEEGKTRAAADRPFLELLDAQWVCEGELTPLNIQSLTAREITVYQHGQSLLRSLQTHIHAPVVTLLLATSLPSNNYTSNAFRHSFFYQEAQKILFIRRQRLQSVGGFTLLLLHCVSHIAAGGMTSDSCPVFLRLFYQALEASFSELYSSCSHSPVLTDILQQGEPCSEGAQSALAGLLQGPTSRAFPQQKYNEAAVYSKIESLVKSKMVEMKREYFTQPSRRSGPRNDVDRGPQRRCGRGEAGLPLSADEIQEKVDRLNEEMSELLGCEYRGKRKGSLPEAAATQPCPPPCRESLLRHIEELERECGLSRGCENNPSG from the exons ATGAAGCCAGCCCCAGCCTGGAGCTGCTTGCTCTTTCTATTGTGTGGAAAGTCCTGCACTTCATCCAGCCTGAGCTCAGACTCCAGGCAGGGAAGCTGTGGCGCTGGAACCACCTGCACAGGAGAGGGAAGCAACCACAGCCGGTGCCAAGCAG GGTTTTACTGTCCAGAAGGAAGCGCAGTTCCTGTCCCGTGTCCCAAAGGCAGCTTTGGCCCCACTGAAGCAGCACTGAGTGCAAACGACTGTCTCAGGTGTCCTGTGGACTTCTTCAATCACCTGGAGGGCCAGGCAGCTTGCTTTACCTGCGGCTCGGAGGCCAGGCAGCCCCAAGAGGGGCAGGAGAGCTGCCTGTGCCTTGGAGAAGGACAGGAGTTCCAG GTCAGTGACAgtcagtgcccctgtctctcagGGTACAGGCCGGCAGGGCAGGGCTCCAGGCTGTGTGTGCAGCAGGTCTATGAGATCTGCAGGGATGGGAGCACCAGGAACCAGGAGGGGGCCTGCCTTACCCAGGAGCAGTGGAAAGAGTACTGTGCACTCCAG GGTTATGACAAAGCCCTGGGGCTGTGCTTGTGTGGATTTGAAGACGTGGACACTGTGTGCAACAGAGAGTGTCGGAGGAGGCAGAGACACATCATCCAGCTCCTCTGCAGAGAAACCTTCCAGCTGCAGATCAGTGACAATGGAAACAAG GTGAAAGCGTCAGTCAACACCATTGAAACCTTCACAAGCAGCTGGGATTCTATCAGAATGCAAAGATGTGCTCCAAAGAAGGACTACGCTGTGCCAGTGTACCTCGTACAAACAAAGG CGCTGGGATTTCTGGGGGTGTTGAATCCCGATCCTAAAGAGATACAAAACTTGTTCTGGACGAGCAGGAAGGCAAAAAGTCACCCAAATATAACTTCAAAGAGTTCTG gAAACGCCCCTCACTACAATAAAACAGCTGGGGGAAACGACACCCTCGGTGGAGCTGATAAACATTCCACAGCCCACCCAGACTTCCAGTTTGCAGGGATTTTAAACCCCACAGCGTGCCTTAGTGTTGGAGACGTCCTCGTATTCATTGTATCAAAGGAACACTATCCTGTTTACGATGT CGGTAATCTGCTCAACACTAACAGCAAGTTTGACTGGGGAGGATTCAGAGCGCTGGCAGAGGAGATGAGTCTCTCTCAAGCTGCCTCAAAGCTGTTCTCCTTCCCCTTCACCCAGCCTGGGGTGTATGTACTGAAACTGAACAGCAACCAGCATAAGAAGATG TCCCTCAGAGTGATGCCTGTGGGAGGCCAGTGTTACGAGGAAGGCCCGTTCTTCCCGACCATTCCTCGGCATGTGATCCAAATCGGTATCGCCCGGAGCCGAACTGCCAGCCTCCTGCTCCGTCCAGACTGGCCCGTCATTGTGGGCCTGCTGATCGGAGCTCTTGTCATCTTCAGTGTGTGCGTGACGCTGCTG attttattcaGGGAGTTTGGATGGCCTGAAAAGAAGCCAGCAGACCCAAAGTATAGGAAACTGCATCTCAAATACAACTTTGACGATTATTCTTCGAAAGGATCCACGGTCCTCGCTTTGAAAAAGCTCCATCGCAGGCTGCAGAGACAGGAGTGTGAAGAGGAGCTGGGAACTGGGGCTCCACAAG TCGATGAGTTCTGGGACTATGAGCAGCAGATTGACCTGGAAGCGTTTGACACAAATCTGTTCTACGGAATCCTGCTGAAGCACACTGTCTCCGTGACAACAAAACTCAGCCAGCTTAAAGATGAG GTGAAAGTTTTATATCAGAAAACACTGCGTGAAACAGAGTCCCTGAAGGAGCTCTTGGTGAGCTGGACTAACCTGTCTGGAAAGGGAAAGCTCGTTGGTACAGCGGTGCTggagagctttgaaacaaagtgCCGGGAG GTGGAGGCAGAGGTGGGCCGCAGGAAGGCCCTGGCTGTGGAGTTTGGCAGGCTCCAGGAGAAACAGCTGCAGCTGCTGGCTGAGGACTGGAGGAGCCGAGAGGAGCACCATGTGAGCTTCAGCGCCGCCCTGCTGGAAGCTCAGCGGCTGCTGGAGCAGCTCTGTGAGCTGGAAGGCcgtgcctgcctgcctgaggAGGAGGGCAGTGCCAGCCTGTTAACCCAGCGCCTCGCCTCGCTGCTTGCCCAGATGTCAGAGGAGGTGACACGGGAGTGCCAGAGACTGGGAGCCTGGGGGGTGCTGGGGGACGGCACTGGGGCTCATCTCCTATCCAGAAGCAAAGCAGAGATCCTGACAAGAGAGGACCTGCTGG CTCCTGACGGGACAGTGCGAGCTTGTGATGTGGTCCACATTGACCCCCTGACCGGACTGATCGTCCCGAACGCTGATGCTCAGATGCTGTCAGCCAGTGGCTCCCCCGTGCCGGTGCCCCGGGACCTCTGTGTGAACCCCCACACCGGGAAGCTCTTACCTGTCGCAGGTAACGTGGCCTTCGACCCAAGGAGATCCACACTGGTCTTCACTGCAGACTGCAGAGCAG GCGAGCTCAGTAAGTGGGAGGAGCCTCCCATCCCGTTTGTTCCATTTCCGGTGTGCAGCAGGACTGGGCTGCCAGTGAAATGTACTCTGGGAGGATTAAACCCTGGGAGGGACCTGAAGCTCGGGGGGCCCATGGCAGATCCAGCAACAGGGGTTCCAGTGCCCACGCTGGGGGTCACTATTCACCCTCACACTGGCCGTGTACACCCCCTGGGAGGCACCTACGTCAGCCCGCTCACAAAGCTGCTGGAGTCCATTGAGATCGGAGGGGTCATGGTGCACCACCACACTGGACATGTGCTTCCTATCATTGGAGTGAGCCTGGATCCCCACTCCG GTTGCGTGATTCCAGTCGGCGGGGTGCTCAGTCCCTCTGGTGCCCCCCTGCTTATGGGAGACACCTTCACGGAGCCCCTGAGTGGGAAGGCAGCCCGTATCTCCGGGGCCAGCCTCAAGGGGGCGCAGGTGGTGCCGCACGGAGGGGGCTACCAGGCCTCACTGGACGCCCTGACGCTGGCCTGCAGGGTGCGAGTGACAGCCTGCCTGAATCAGTGCAGAGCTTCTCTTCAGGAGCACAGTTTGCTGAAGGAATCGACGGGAGAGCTGGCTAAGGCTTGGAGAAGAAGCCAGCTGTGCCTCATACACACTGCGTGTGAGCTGGAGCGACAGCGGGAGCGCACCAGGAGCCTCGCAGACAGCGGAGGGAGCTGGG GGCTCATGAAGTATCCAGGGACACAGCTGCTCCTCCCCGCTGTGGCTGGAGTGGGGTACCCCGACCCGGGAGGCTCAGGAATGGAGGTGCCCCTCCTGGGGGTGCAGGGAGACGGGAGCAGGGGGGAGCTGATCCCTCTCGCAGGAACCATGGAGGATCCAGACGGGAAAG GGCTTGTTCCTATCAGTATTGGAGCCAGAGCTGTGGATCCAGTTACTGGGGAAATCGCTCCCGTCGTGGGGGCTCGCTTTGACCCCTGCAGAAACACTGTGGTGCCCAAAACTCAAACCTGTAGCCGCTCTCTGAGAGGAAAAACAAGCTTACAAGTG GTTGATTTGCTGGAAAGGGAAATGAAGTTAAGAGATGAATACTGGAAGGACCAAAGGCAGAAAGAAGAAGAACTCCTAAGAGGCTTGACCGATTTACTGCAGAATTACTGCAGCACTAACGCAAGGGGCGGGAAGGAGAAG gctcGCTGGAAGGATCACATCACTGTTCTcagagggctgtgtgtgtgtgtgtgtgttttgcaggctcGCTGGAAGGATCACATCACTGTTCTCAGAGGGCTGTGTGTTGGGCTGCAGGGGGCCTCTCTGGCTGAGACACAGCGAAGGGCATTTCAAGCATCGGATCTGTCCTTCGCAATGCCGTCACAAGTCATCTACATCATGACTAAAG TTGACAGGGAGGAAGGGGAGCAGCACACCCGCTTTGCAGCTGTGTTCGGGGAGATGCTGGAGAAGGTAAGCCAGGCTTCAGACAAGATGAAGCAGGAGGAGGACAGACTGAGAGCCCAGGCCCAGCAGAGCAGGATTCAGCCGGGAGAGCAGGGTGTGAATCTCAAGTACAGGAAG GTGCACAGCCGCTTGCTGAAGGACTCTTGGGAGACCCTGCTGAGGAGACAGGCTGGTGTAGACGTGGCTTTGTGCAGGCTGCTGTACCTGCGGGAGCTGTCCTACCTGCACGCCGTCACAGGGAAG ACCCTGTTATCTGGATCATCATATTGGTCTGGCGATTATCAGATGATCCGCCACCAACCCACTGAAAACCCCCAGAGAGCTTCAGAAGCAAAGCAGCGGGAGTTAATCCCCTTACTGGAGCAGCTGCTGCCCTTGCTGCAAGAGAACAGAGTGCTCCACCTCTCCCCTGGGACCCCCCGGCCAGCCTCCGGTGAGGAGCCGTGGgagagcatgcagatgagctgcTTTCAAGATTGTGTTGTAGGTCACTCCAGCACACGGTCACACCGTCTCATTTCAGAGAGGACTGCTTTGGAAACTTCATCCAGAGCTTGGACTACCTCTGTCCCAGCAGACAAAG GGCGCTCTGCTGTCTTTCTGAGGGACTCTTCTGAAGGTGCTTCTGAGTTTCACAGATCAGTGGAAATCCAGACCCAAGCTTTAGATGAAATGCCAGCAGCAGAAACGCAACTGATTCCTACAACAAGAGAAGCAGCCACTCCGAAAGAGACGCTGCCCACATCAGCGACAGTCGACAAGCATGGAAAAGCCAGACCGTCTGACCGGAAAAATCCACACA AGTGGCAGCGGCTGCTGCAGCGCTCTCCGCTGTTCCAGCTGCTGAAGGAGCTCGATGGGGGACTGAGGGCCAGTGCGCAAGCTGCAGGACTGATCCTACCAGAGGAAGAAGGGAAGACAAGAGCAG CCGCTGACAGGCCCTTCCTGGAGCTGCTGGACGCGCAGTGGGTGTGTGAGGGGGAGCTGACTCCACTCAACATACAGAGTCTGACAGCTCGAGAGATCACTGTGTATCAGCATGGCCAGTCCCTGCTTCGCTCCCTGCAGACACACATTCAC GCCCCTGTGGTCACTCTGCTGCTTGCCACCAGTCTGCCTTCAAACAACTACACCAGCAATGCCTTCCGTCACTCATTCTTCTACCAG GAAGCTCAGAAGATCTTGTTCATTCGAAGGCAGCGGCTGCAGTCTGTGGGCGGCTTCACCCTCCTGCTCCTTCACTGTGTGTCTCACATTGCAGCAGGGGGCATGACCAGTGACTCCTGCCCTGTCTTTCTGCGCCTCTTTTACCAG GCTCTGGAAGCCAGTTTCAGTGAGCTGTACTCCTCGTGCTCACACTCTCCTGTCCTGACGGATATCCTCCAGCAGGGGGAGCCGTGCAGTGAGGGAGCTCAGAGTGCGCTTGCTGGGCTGCTGCAGGGCCCCACCAGCAGGGCGTTTCCACAACAG AAGTACAATGAAGCTGCCGTCTACAGCAAGATCGAGAGCCTGGTGAAAAGCAAAATGGTGGAAATGAAGCGAGAATATTTCACACAGCCTTCGAGAAGAAGCGGCCCCCGAAACGACGTGGACAGGGGGCCACAAAGAAG GTGTGGCCGAGGAGAAGCAGGTCTGCCTCTGAGCGCCGATGAGATCCAGGAGAAGGTGGACCGTTTGAATGAAGAGATGTCAGAGCTGCTGGGCTGTGAATACAGGGGGAAGAGGAAGGGAAGTCTCCCTGAAGCAGCAGCCACACAGCCCTGCCCTCCGCCCTGCAGAGAATCCCTGCTGAGACACATCGAGGAGCTGGAGAGGGAGTGTGGGCTGAGCAGAGGCTGTGAAAACAATCCAAGCGGCTAG